One Brachybacterium aquaticum genomic region harbors:
- a CDS encoding DUF4190 domain-containing protein produces MSDDRGGYGAQDPYGSSDPYGQNSYGQGSSRQDPYAQDPYSSATSYGSSTPYGSPGAPGAHDPYAAPAPSADGFGPSFGSPSAAPAGAGGYAPVGYAPPMPTSGKGVAGFILGIASLLMCGGLTAPVGLVFSILGMRETGPSATAPKSGRGLAIAGLVLSILGCLVLLFLIAYFVLVIIVASTEGGY; encoded by the coding sequence ATGAGCGACGACCGAGGCGGCTACGGCGCGCAGGACCCGTACGGCAGCTCCGATCCCTACGGCCAGAACTCGTACGGCCAGGGCTCCTCCAGGCAGGACCCGTACGCCCAGGACCCCTACAGCTCTGCGACCTCCTACGGCTCTTCCACCCCCTACGGCTCGCCGGGCGCCCCGGGCGCCCACGACCCCTACGCTGCGCCGGCCCCCTCGGCCGACGGGTTCGGCCCGTCCTTCGGCTCCCCGTCGGCCGCTCCCGCCGGCGCCGGCGGATACGCCCCCGTGGGCTACGCGCCTCCGATGCCGACCTCCGGCAAGGGCGTCGCCGGCTTCATCCTCGGCATCGCCTCGCTGCTCATGTGCGGTGGGCTCACCGCCCCCGTGGGCCTCGTGTTCTCGATCCTCGGCATGCGCGAGACGGGTCCGTCCGCCACCGCGCCGAAGTCCGGTCGGGGCCTCGCGATCGCGGGCCTGGTGCTCTCGATCCTGGGCTGCCTCGTGCTGCTCTTCCTCATCGCGTACTTCGTGCTGGTGATCATCGTGGCCAGCACCGAGGGCGGCTACTGA
- the pstS gene encoding phosphate ABC transporter substrate-binding protein PstS codes for MNVRKNKLVSLAALGLVGGLALTACGGGSDNGGDSTGSGSSDNGGAATAGGYAELSGNLAGSGASSQQNAQTAWTESFMGLVQAEGGDLTVTYDPTGSGTGREQFLNGEVKFAGTDAALDEEELASSTEVCNGEQAFDLPVYISPIAVVFNLEGVDSLNLSAEVIGGIFAGDITTWNDPKITELNPDAELPDTAIVPVHRSDDSGTTENFTEYLDANAPDAWTHGAVETWPIEGGQSGDGTSGLISTVEGGNGTIGYADASQAVNLGTAAIQVGEEFVPYSSEAAAKSVDVSPRAEGRAENDIVVDLDRTTTESGVYPIVLVSYLALCGSYADAAEGEAVKAYASYIISEDGQKVGEENAGSAPISEELRAEAQAAIDAITVG; via the coding sequence GTGAACGTTCGTAAGAACAAGCTCGTCTCGCTCGCCGCGCTCGGCCTCGTCGGCGGCCTCGCCCTCACCGCGTGCGGTGGCGGCTCGGACAACGGTGGCGACTCCACCGGCTCCGGCTCCTCGGACAACGGCGGCGCGGCCACGGCCGGCGGCTACGCCGAGCTGTCCGGCAACCTCGCGGGCTCCGGCGCGTCCTCGCAGCAGAACGCCCAGACCGCATGGACCGAGTCCTTCATGGGCCTCGTGCAGGCCGAGGGCGGCGACCTCACGGTCACCTACGACCCCACCGGGTCCGGCACCGGCCGTGAGCAGTTCCTGAACGGCGAGGTCAAGTTCGCCGGCACCGACGCCGCCCTGGACGAGGAAGAGCTCGCCTCCTCCACCGAGGTGTGCAACGGCGAGCAGGCCTTCGACCTGCCGGTCTACATCTCCCCGATCGCGGTCGTCTTCAACCTCGAGGGCGTCGACTCCCTGAACCTCTCGGCCGAGGTCATCGGCGGCATCTTCGCCGGTGACATCACCACCTGGAACGACCCCAAGATCACCGAGCTCAACCCCGACGCCGAGCTCCCCGACACCGCCATCGTCCCGGTGCACCGCTCCGACGACTCCGGCACCACCGAGAACTTCACCGAGTACCTCGACGCCAACGCTCCCGACGCGTGGACCCACGGCGCGGTCGAGACCTGGCCCATCGAGGGCGGCCAGTCCGGTGACGGCACCTCCGGCCTGATCTCCACCGTCGAGGGCGGCAACGGCACCATCGGCTACGCCGACGCCTCCCAGGCCGTCAACCTCGGCACCGCCGCCATCCAGGTCGGCGAGGAGTTCGTGCCCTACAGCTCCGAGGCCGCCGCCAAGTCCGTCGACGTCTCGCCGCGCGCCGAGGGCCGCGCCGAGAACGACATCGTCGTGGATCTCGACCGCACCACCACCGAGTCCGGCGTGTACCCGATCGTCCTGGTCTCCTACCTCGCACTGTGCGGCTCCTACGCCGACGCCGCCGAGGGCGAGGCCGTCAAGGCGTACGCGTCCTACATCATCTCCGAGGACGGCCAGAAGGTCGGCGAGGAGAACGCGGGCTCGGCCCCGATCTCCGAGGAGCTGCGCGCCGAGGCCCAGGCCGCGATCGACGCGATCACCGTCGGCTGA
- a CDS encoding PstC family ABC transporter permease — translation MSTTDIEPDAPAAPPASMKSGSKRYGDSLFSGLSVGSGLLIFLTLAAVAIFLTSESMPAITESREFAGADAEFSLIEESLPLVFGTILAATIALLIAVPISLGIALFISHFAPRRMASGLGYMIDLLAAVPSVVYGLWGGIWLVPRLDPLYQFLHNTFGGGNEDSIFNFLRWPENFFLDGVTWPQSFPLYDWAGTPVFGWGGEPIFGLFAGDPTSPMRNMASAGVVLAVMILPIITSVSREIFLQTPRLQEEAALALGATRWETIRTVVLPFGRSGVVAASMLGLGRALGETMAVLMILSPGATFSFHILQVGLHQSIAANIAAKQAEASGVDMSLLIFTGLVLFVLTFIINAIARWIVARSGVKS, via the coding sequence ATGAGCACCACCGACATCGAGCCGGACGCCCCGGCTGCGCCGCCGGCCTCGATGAAGTCCGGCAGCAAGCGCTACGGCGACTCCCTCTTCAGCGGTCTGAGCGTCGGCTCGGGCCTGCTGATCTTCCTCACCCTGGCGGCCGTCGCCATCTTCCTCACCTCGGAGTCGATGCCCGCCATCACCGAGAGCCGGGAGTTCGCCGGTGCTGATGCGGAGTTCTCGCTCATCGAGGAGAGCCTGCCGCTGGTCTTCGGCACGATCCTCGCCGCGACCATCGCGCTGCTGATCGCCGTGCCGATCTCGCTGGGCATCGCGCTGTTCATCTCGCACTTCGCCCCCCGCCGCATGGCCTCCGGCCTCGGCTACATGATCGACCTGCTGGCCGCCGTGCCCTCCGTGGTCTACGGCCTCTGGGGCGGCATCTGGCTCGTGCCCAGGCTCGATCCGCTGTACCAGTTCCTGCACAACACCTTCGGCGGCGGGAACGAGGACTCGATCTTCAACTTCCTGCGCTGGCCTGAGAACTTCTTCCTCGACGGCGTCACCTGGCCGCAGAGCTTCCCGCTGTACGACTGGGCGGGCACCCCGGTGTTCGGCTGGGGCGGCGAGCCGATCTTCGGCCTCTTCGCGGGCGACCCGACCTCCCCGATGCGCAACATGGCCTCCGCCGGCGTCGTGCTGGCGGTCATGATCCTGCCGATCATCACCTCCGTCTCCCGCGAGATCTTCCTGCAGACCCCGCGGCTGCAGGAGGAGGCGGCCCTGGCGCTCGGCGCGACCCGCTGGGAGACCATCCGCACCGTCGTGCTGCCCTTCGGGCGCAGCGGCGTCGTGGCGGCCTCGATGCTGGGCCTCGGGCGCGCGCTCGGCGAGACCATGGCCGTGCTCATGATCCTCTCGCCCGGTGCCACCTTCAGCTTCCACATCCTGCAAGTGGGTCTGCACCAGTCGATCGCGGCCAACATCGCCGCCAAGCAGGCGGAGGCCTCCGGCGTCGATATGTCCCTTCTCATCTTCACGGGCCTGGTGCTGTTCGTCTTGACGTTCATCATCAACGCCATCGCCCGCTGGATCGTCGCCCGCAGCGGCGTCAAGAGCTGA
- the pstA gene encoding phosphate ABC transporter permease PstA produces MSTTTPTETRPTMRTTDERRLPWYHLVFTGLAGLLVAIAILAIAGALSIPGAILLGFVLHLLFGYLYSRVREGRRWAMDRLVTLVVIGAFAIAMFPLISLMWEVISRGLVRVVKAAPTPFAFWTSDMSGVIGGADAGGVLHATVGTLLITLWASIISIPVGLFTAIFLVEYAGEGWKKVLGKGVTFLVDVMTGIPSIVAGLFGLSLFIALMPDQGTRMGIMGAVALSVLMIPTVVRSAEEMLRLVPLDLREASYALGVPKWLTIVKVVLRTAIGGLTSGVTLAIARVIGETAPLLLTVGMVTGLNWNMFDGRMATLPTFINQQYRAGNAQCRTDTVTNPINQEVYACSISTNIDRAWAAAFTLIVIVMVLNLIARLIAYYFSPKLSR; encoded by the coding sequence ATGAGCACCACCACCCCCACCGAGACCCGGCCGACGATGCGCACGACCGACGAGCGCCGTCTGCCCTGGTACCACCTCGTCTTCACGGGCCTGGCCGGCCTGTTGGTCGCCATCGCGATCCTCGCGATCGCCGGTGCCCTGTCGATCCCCGGCGCGATCCTGCTGGGCTTCGTCCTCCACCTCCTCTTCGGCTACCTCTACTCGCGCGTCCGCGAGGGTCGCCGCTGGGCGATGGACCGCCTGGTGACCCTGGTCGTCATCGGCGCCTTCGCCATCGCGATGTTCCCGCTGATCTCCCTGATGTGGGAGGTCATCAGCCGCGGACTGGTCCGCGTGGTCAAGGCCGCGCCCACCCCGTTCGCGTTCTGGACCTCGGACATGTCGGGCGTGATCGGCGGCGCGGACGCCGGCGGTGTGCTCCACGCGACCGTCGGCACCCTGCTGATCACCCTGTGGGCCTCGATCATCTCGATCCCGGTGGGCCTGTTCACCGCGATCTTCCTGGTCGAGTACGCCGGGGAGGGCTGGAAGAAGGTCCTCGGCAAGGGCGTCACCTTCCTCGTGGACGTCATGACCGGCATCCCCTCGATCGTCGCGGGTCTGTTCGGATTGAGCCTCTTCATCGCCTTGATGCCCGACCAGGGCACCCGCATGGGCATCATGGGCGCCGTCGCGCTGTCGGTCCTGATGATCCCCACCGTGGTCCGCTCCGCGGAGGAGATGCTGCGTCTGGTCCCGCTGGACCTGCGCGAGGCCTCCTACGCGCTGGGCGTGCCCAAGTGGCTCACGATCGTGAAGGTGGTGCTGCGCACCGCGATCGGCGGTCTGACCTCCGGCGTCACCCTGGCGATCGCCCGAGTGATCGGTGAGACGGCCCCGCTGCTGCTCACGGTCGGCATGGTCACGGGCCTGAACTGGAACATGTTCGACGGTCGCATGGCCACCCTGCCCACGTTCATCAACCAGCAGTACCGTGCCGGCAACGCGCAGTGCCGCACGGACACCGTCACCAACCCGATCAACCAGGAGGTGTACGCCTGCTCGATCTCGACCAACATCGACCGAGCCTGGGCCGCCGCCTTCACCCTGATCGTCATCGTGATGGTGCTGAACCTGATCGCCCGCCTGATCGCCTACTACTTCTCGCCGAAGCTCTCCCGCTGA
- the pstB gene encoding phosphate ABC transporter ATP-binding protein PstB, with amino-acid sequence MAAPQPINVEDLNIYYGDFLAVEGVDIQIRPRSVTALIGPSGCGKSTFLRTLNRMHEVIPGAYAKGTVEINGENIYDPKIDPVNVRRRVGMVFQKANPFPTMSIRDNVLAGVKLNNRRISRSEGDELVERSLKGANLWNEVKDRLDKPGMGLSGGQQQRLCIARTIAVKPEVVLMDEPCSALDPISTLAIEDLIHELKEEYTIVIVTHNMQQASRVSDRTGFFNIAGTGKPGHLIEVDDTEKMFTNPSNKQTEDYISGRFG; translated from the coding sequence ATGGCAGCCCCCCAGCCCATCAACGTCGAGGATCTCAACATCTACTACGGCGACTTCCTCGCCGTCGAGGGTGTCGACATCCAGATCCGCCCCCGGTCCGTGACCGCCCTCATCGGTCCCTCGGGCTGCGGCAAGTCGACCTTCCTCCGCACGCTCAACCGCATGCACGAGGTCATCCCCGGCGCGTACGCCAAGGGCACGGTCGAGATCAACGGCGAGAACATCTACGACCCGAAGATCGACCCGGTCAACGTGCGCCGCCGCGTCGGCATGGTGTTCCAGAAGGCCAACCCCTTCCCCACCATGTCCATCCGCGACAACGTGCTCGCCGGCGTGAAGCTCAACAACCGCCGCATCTCCCGCTCCGAGGGCGACGAGCTCGTCGAGCGCTCCCTCAAGGGCGCGAACCTGTGGAACGAGGTGAAGGACCGCCTGGACAAGCCGGGCATGGGCCTCTCCGGCGGTCAGCAGCAGCGTCTGTGCATCGCCCGCACCATCGCGGTCAAGCCCGAGGTCGTCCTCATGGACGAGCCCTGCTCCGCGCTCGACCCGATCTCCACCCTCGCGATCGAGGACCTCATCCACGAGCTGAAGGAGGAGTACACGATCGTGATCGTCACGCACAACATGCAGCAGGCGTCGCGCGTCTCGGATCGCACCGGCTTCTTCAACATCGCGGGCACCGGCAAGCCCGGCCACCTCATCGAGGTCGACGACACCGAGAAGATGTTCACCAACCCCTCGAACAAGCAGACCGAGGACTACATCTCCGGCCGCTTCGGCTGA
- a CDS encoding ABC transporter ATP-binding protein, producing MTHAPAPVPSAVPAHPAPSAAAPTTYAPRVDIPPAPRPAPVLAARGLRKTYGGTGAATRALDGVDLDIAPADSLAVMGPSGCGKTTLLHLLAGILTPTAGSVLHDGADLAELGDRRRTLLRRSAFGFVFQDGQLLPELTALENVILPRMLGGTSRRAATAEARAWLERLGLEGMEDRRPTQLSGGQAQRVAIARALDGRPSVVFADEPTGALDQATGQAVLQILVDSCRDSGAALVMVTHDAAVAAACRRTVALRDGRIEREFVRPAAQREVVQGQGQSR from the coding sequence ATGACCCACGCACCCGCTCCCGTCCCGTCGGCCGTCCCGGCGCACCCTGCCCCGTCGGCCGCCGCCCCGACGACCTACGCACCCCGCGTCGACATCCCGCCCGCCCCTCGCCCCGCCCCGGTCCTCGCCGCCCGCGGCCTGCGCAAGACCTACGGCGGCACCGGCGCCGCGACCCGCGCCCTGGACGGCGTGGACCTCGACATCGCCCCGGCCGACTCCCTGGCCGTGATGGGCCCCTCCGGCTGCGGCAAGACCACCCTGCTGCACCTGCTGGCCGGGATCCTCACCCCCACCGCCGGCAGCGTCCTGCACGACGGCGCGGACCTCGCCGAGCTCGGCGACCGCCGCCGCACCCTCCTGCGCCGCAGCGCCTTCGGCTTCGTCTTCCAGGACGGCCAGCTGCTGCCTGAGCTCACCGCGCTCGAGAACGTCATCCTGCCGCGCATGCTCGGCGGCACCTCCCGCCGCGCCGCGACCGCCGAGGCCCGCGCCTGGCTCGAGCGGCTGGGCCTTGAGGGCATGGAGGACCGCCGCCCCACCCAGCTCTCCGGCGGGCAGGCCCAGCGCGTCGCCATCGCCCGCGCCCTCGACGGCCGCCCCTCGGTCGTCTTCGCCGACGAACCCACCGGCGCGCTCGACCAGGCCACCGGCCAGGCCGTGCTGCAGATCCTCGTGGACTCCTGCCGCGACTCCGGCGCCGCCCTCGTCATGGTCACCCACGACGCCGCGGTCGCCGCCGCCTGCCGCCGCACCGTCGCCCTGCGCGACGGCCGCATCGAGCGCGAGTTCGTGCGCCCCGCCGCGCAGAGAGAGGTCGTGCAGGGACAGGGGCAGTCCCGATGA
- a CDS encoding permease: MTALLASAPLLLRRRGALADVLPVIAFAAATGILATVLGGAAAFVGRLPAEPSAAAGGEAGLIPFLVTCALTASVMLLPSAVGLGGSAARLSLARREQDLATTRLVGGTAGQVGAVAVLDVAAQALLGAIAGVLAHLAVTPALTGLDFGIRPFTTADLLMPVWAYPVRVAGVVLLAAVSAGVSLAGVALSPLGVARDSRVVRMSVLRVVGWALLVGGFLLFMQVGAGMLSGVADGMAYIAVLVLFVGAVVAGLNVIGPFLVWLLALLAARLAPGPALMVGARRLAADPKAGWRAVSGITFALVVAGFLTVISLLADGARAEDRMLATALTTGGLLTLGIAAVLAAVTTGVTQTARVIDQVPVLRAQHIAGAQVGQLHRARLAEIALPVLLSSVLATGTALLVITAVLGSPSDPGQAVQYLLAVLAAYGLVIAAVLVASPLVRRAALRGGAGRG, from the coding sequence ATGACCGCGCTGCTCGCCTCCGCCCCGCTGCTGCTGCGCCGCCGCGGCGCCCTCGCCGACGTGCTGCCGGTGATCGCCTTCGCCGCCGCGACCGGCATCCTCGCCACCGTCCTCGGCGGTGCCGCCGCCTTCGTCGGCCGCCTCCCCGCCGAGCCCTCCGCCGCCGCGGGCGGCGAGGCCGGGCTCATCCCGTTCCTCGTCACCTGCGCGCTCACCGCGAGCGTCATGCTGCTGCCGAGCGCCGTCGGCCTCGGCGGCTCCGCCGCGCGCCTGTCGCTCGCCCGACGGGAGCAGGACCTCGCCACGACCCGCCTCGTCGGCGGGACCGCCGGACAGGTCGGGGCCGTCGCCGTGCTCGACGTCGCCGCGCAGGCGCTGCTCGGCGCGATCGCCGGGGTGCTGGCGCACCTCGCCGTCACCCCGGCCCTCACCGGGCTCGACTTCGGCATCCGCCCCTTCACCACCGCCGATCTGCTGATGCCGGTGTGGGCGTACCCGGTGCGCGTCGCCGGGGTGGTGCTGCTCGCCGCGGTGTCCGCGGGCGTGTCCCTCGCCGGCGTGGCCCTCAGCCCCCTCGGCGTCGCGCGCGACTCCCGGGTAGTGCGCATGTCGGTGCTGCGCGTGGTGGGCTGGGCGCTGCTCGTTGGCGGGTTCCTGCTGTTCATGCAGGTCGGCGCCGGGATGCTCAGCGGGGTGGCCGACGGGATGGCCTACATCGCGGTGCTGGTGCTGTTCGTCGGCGCGGTCGTCGCGGGACTGAACGTCATCGGCCCGTTCCTGGTGTGGCTGCTGGCACTGCTCGCGGCGCGCCTCGCCCCCGGGCCCGCGCTGATGGTGGGCGCGCGCCGCCTCGCCGCCGACCCCAAGGCCGGCTGGCGCGCCGTCTCCGGCATCACCTTCGCCCTCGTCGTCGCCGGGTTCCTCACCGTGATCTCGCTGCTGGCCGACGGTGCCCGTGCGGAGGATCGGATGCTCGCCACGGCGCTGACCACGGGCGGGCTGCTCACCCTCGGCATCGCCGCGGTCCTCGCCGCCGTCACCACCGGCGTCACCCAGACCGCCCGCGTCATCGACCAGGTCCCGGTGCTGCGCGCCCAGCACATCGCCGGCGCCCAGGTGGGCCAGCTGCACCGCGCCCGGCTCGCCGAGATCGCGCTGCCGGTGCTGCTGAGCTCCGTGCTCGCCACCGGCACGGCCCTGCTCGTGATCACCGCGGTGCTCGGCTCCCCGAGCGACCCGGGCCAGGCCGTGCAGTACCTGCTGGCCGTCCTCGCCGCGTACGGCCTGGTGATCGCGGCGGTGCTGGTCGCCTCACCGCTCGTGCGACGGGCCGCGCTCCGCGGCGGCGCAGGGCGGGGATAG
- a CDS encoding rhodanese-like domain-containing protein, with translation MDFETVAPNAVPEGAHLIDVREQAEWDAGHAPGAQHLPASTLLQNLDQLPEDDADLYIVCRSGGRSFQVAQWLNGNGYDAINVAGGMDLWYESGLPIVSDGEGEPFIL, from the coding sequence ATGGACTTCGAGACCGTCGCCCCGAACGCCGTGCCCGAGGGAGCGCACCTCATCGACGTGCGCGAGCAGGCGGAGTGGGATGCCGGGCACGCGCCCGGCGCCCAGCACCTGCCCGCCAGCACCCTGCTGCAGAACCTCGACCAGCTCCCCGAGGACGACGCGGACCTGTACATCGTGTGCCGCTCCGGCGGGCGCAGCTTCCAGGTCGCCCAGTGGCTGAACGGCAACGGCTACGACGCGATCAACGTCGCCGGCGGCATGGACCTCTGGTACGAGTCGGGGCTGCCGATCGTCTCCGACGGTGAGGGCGAGCCCTTCATCCTCTGA
- a CDS encoding CPBP family intramembrane glutamic endopeptidase, with protein MRPSRAWLRAEVLVVLALSLGRSAVYSLLSLAQALAAGPLSTQSTSLNTSLRENPWLDLLYQLLSIAFTLVPVALVVLLLAATAGSVHQALRDLGMDLGRPLRDLLHGVLITAGIGIPGLAVYYLGRALGATVEVIPAALATHWWTTPVLILHALENALVEEVIVVGYLYQRLERLGWSPRRILLASALLRGACHTYQGVGPGLANLVMGLVFGEWYRRTRRTMPLVVAHTLIDVVAFVGYALLKDVLAT; from the coding sequence ATGAGACCGAGCCGAGCCTGGCTGCGCGCGGAGGTGCTGGTGGTGCTCGCGCTGTCGCTGGGGCGCAGCGCCGTGTACTCGCTGCTGTCCCTCGCCCAGGCCCTCGCCGCCGGGCCGCTGTCCACCCAGTCCACGTCGCTGAACACGTCGCTGCGGGAGAACCCGTGGCTGGACCTGCTCTACCAGCTGCTCTCGATCGCCTTCACCCTGGTGCCGGTCGCGCTCGTGGTGCTGCTGCTCGCGGCGACCGCCGGGTCCGTGCACCAGGCGCTGCGGGATCTGGGGATGGACCTGGGCCGACCGCTGCGGGACCTGCTGCACGGGGTGCTCATCACCGCCGGGATCGGGATCCCGGGGCTGGCCGTGTACTACCTGGGCCGGGCGCTCGGCGCGACCGTCGAGGTGATCCCGGCGGCGCTGGCGACCCATTGGTGGACCACCCCGGTGCTGATCCTCCATGCGCTCGAGAACGCCCTGGTCGAGGAGGTGATCGTGGTCGGCTACCTCTACCAGCGCCTCGAGCGGCTCGGCTGGTCGCCGCGGCGGATCCTGCTCGCCTCCGCCCTGCTGCGCGGGGCCTGCCACACCTATCAGGGGGTGGGGCCGGGGCTCGCGAACCTCGTCATGGGGCTCGTGTTCGGCGAGTGGTACCGCCGAACCCGCCGCACCATGCCGCTGGTCGTCGCGCACACCCTGATCGACGTGGTCGCCTTCGTGGGCTACGCGCTGCTGAAGGACGTGCTGGCGACCTGA
- a CDS encoding SDR family oxidoreductase → MTSTNAASPVSLPAVLITGATRGIGRAVADELAADHHLILGGRDAEATAALAAQFPSAEPFVAELTDHAAVAAAVEALDLSGGLAGVVHSAGILVRGRVDELEAGEWTRSLAVNVVAVAELTRLLLPALRAARGTVVTINSGNGFNAGPSGGAYAASKFALRAFTDSLRAEEREHGVRVSSVHPGRVATDMQRQLRGSENGEYREQDYVQPTSVAATVALALRLPAEASIDTLSIRPR, encoded by the coding sequence ATGACCTCCACGAACGCTGCGTCTCCCGTGTCCCTCCCGGCCGTGCTGATCACCGGCGCCACCCGCGGCATCGGCCGCGCCGTCGCCGACGAGCTCGCCGCCGACCACCACCTGATCCTCGGCGGCCGCGACGCGGAGGCGACCGCGGCGCTCGCGGCGCAGTTCCCGTCGGCCGAGCCCTTCGTCGCCGAGCTCACCGACCACGCCGCCGTCGCCGCGGCCGTCGAGGCCCTGGACCTCTCCGGCGGGCTCGCGGGCGTCGTCCACTCCGCCGGGATCCTGGTGCGCGGCCGGGTCGACGAGCTGGAGGCGGGGGAGTGGACCCGCTCCCTCGCCGTGAACGTGGTCGCGGTCGCGGAGCTGACCCGCCTGCTGCTGCCCGCCCTGCGCGCCGCCCGCGGCACCGTGGTCACCATCAACTCCGGCAACGGCTTCAACGCCGGCCCCAGCGGCGGCGCCTACGCCGCCTCGAAGTTCGCCCTGCGCGCCTTCACGGACTCCCTGCGCGCCGAGGAGCGCGAGCACGGCGTGCGCGTCAGCTCCGTGCACCCCGGCCGTGTCGCCACCGACATGCAGCGCCAGCTGCGCGGCTCGGAGAACGGCGAGTACCGCGAGCAGGACTACGTGCAGCCCACCTCGGTCGCAGCGACCGTCGCCCTCGCCCTGCGCCTGCCGGCCGAGGCGAGCATCGACACCCTCTCGATCCGGCCGCGCTGA
- the purB gene encoding adenylosuccinate lyase has protein sequence MAHSFADITPQIALTPLDGRYRAQTAPLVDHLSEAALNRSRLVVETEWMIHLLDQQVIPGLRTLTDEERALLRAIPKDFGADGIAEHAEIERETVHDVKAIEYYIKRRLAGTSLEPLAEVVHIYCTSEDVNNLSYALMVKGAVEQVWLPALQGVIADLTALAREAAEVPMLSRTHGQPATPTTLGKEVAVFAHRLRRQERRIAADEYLGKINGATGTYAAHAVSVPGADWQQVSRSFVEHLGLIWNPLTTQIESHDWQAEVYADIARAGRILHNLATDVWTYISLGYFRQRLSAQGGTGSSTMPHKVNPIRFENAEANLEISGALLDSLAQTLVTSRLQRDLTDSTTQRNIGTALGHSLLAISNLRKGLAGLDVDADAMAADLEGNWEVLGEAVQSVMRTLGVQGVPGLDNPYERLKELTRGHRVDGAGMRAFIESLGLPEAERERLLALTPQTYVGLAAQLVGHLDDERV, from the coding sequence ATGGCTCACTCCTTCGCGGACATCACCCCGCAGATCGCCCTGACCCCGCTCGACGGCCGCTACCGCGCGCAGACCGCGCCGCTGGTGGACCACCTCTCCGAGGCGGCGCTGAACCGCTCCCGCCTGGTGGTGGAGACCGAGTGGATGATCCACCTGCTGGATCAGCAGGTCATCCCCGGACTGCGCACCCTCACCGACGAGGAGCGGGCGCTGCTGCGCGCGATCCCGAAGGACTTCGGCGCCGACGGCATCGCCGAGCACGCCGAGATCGAGCGGGAGACCGTCCACGACGTCAAGGCGATCGAGTACTACATCAAGCGCCGCCTCGCCGGCACCAGCCTCGAGCCGCTCGCCGAGGTGGTGCACATCTACTGCACCAGCGAGGACGTCAACAACCTCTCCTACGCGCTGATGGTCAAGGGTGCGGTGGAGCAGGTGTGGCTGCCCGCGCTGCAGGGCGTGATCGCGGACCTCACTGCCCTGGCCCGCGAGGCCGCGGAGGTGCCGATGCTCTCGCGCACCCACGGCCAGCCCGCCACCCCCACCACGCTGGGCAAGGAGGTCGCGGTGTTCGCGCACCGCCTGCGCCGTCAGGAGCGACGGATCGCCGCGGACGAGTACCTGGGCAAGATCAACGGCGCGACCGGCACCTATGCCGCGCACGCCGTCTCCGTCCCGGGCGCGGACTGGCAGCAGGTCTCCCGCTCCTTCGTGGAGCACCTGGGCCTGATCTGGAACCCGCTGACCACCCAGATCGAATCCCACGACTGGCAGGCCGAGGTGTACGCGGACATCGCCCGCGCCGGTCGGATCCTGCACAACCTTGCCACCGACGTGTGGACCTACATCTCGCTGGGCTATTTCCGCCAGCGCCTGTCCGCGCAGGGCGGCACCGGCTCCTCGACCATGCCCCACAAGGTCAACCCCATCCGCTTCGAGAACGCCGAGGCGAACCTCGAGATCTCCGGCGCGCTGCTGGACTCGCTGGCCCAGACCCTGGTCACCTCGCGCCTGCAGCGCGACCTCACCGACTCCACCACTCAGCGCAACATCGGCACCGCGCTCGGCCACTCGCTGCTGGCGATCTCGAACCTGCGCAAGGGCCTCGCGGGACTGGACGTGGACGCCGACGCCATGGCCGCGGACCTCGAGGGCAACTGGGAGGTGCTCGGCGAGGCCGTGCAGTCCGTGATGCGCACCCTCGGCGTGCAGGGCGTGCCGGGCCTGGACAACCCCTACGAGCGGCTCAAGGAGCTCACCCGCGGCCACCGCGTGGACGGTGCCGGGATGCGCGCGTTCATCGAGTCGCTCGGCCTGCCCGAGGCGGAGCGGGAGCGCCTGCTGGCGCTCACCCCGCAGACCTACGTCGGCCTCGCCGCGCAGCTCGTGGGGCACCTGGACGACGAGCGGGTCTGA